The genome window ACCGAACCCGGGTCGGCGAGGGAGCCGTTGTTGCGCGTGAGCGCGGTCCGGACCTCCATCGCGGCGCGGTTCTTGTTGTCGGTGAGGCACTCGATCAGCACCGCCACGCCGTTGGGGCCGTAGCCCTCGTACGTGATGTTCTGCCAGTCGGCGCCGCCCGCCTCTTCACCGGCGCCGCGCTTGCGGGCGCGCTCGATGTTGTCCTGCGGGACCGAGTTCTTCTTCGCCTTCTGGATGGCGTCGTAGAGCGTGGGGTTGCCATCCGGGTCGCCACCACCGGTGCCCGTGCGGGCGGCCACCTCGATGTTCTTGATCAACCGCGCGAAGAGCTTGCCGCGCTTCGCGTCGAGGTTGGCCTTCTTGTGCTTCGTGGTGGCCCACTTGGAGTGGCCGCTCATCTCTCCTCCATCTGTTCCGTACCCCGGCCGGGCACCGCGTCTCAGGCTGCCTTCCGCACGAGGTCGACGAACAGCCGGTGCACCCGCACGTCGGGCGTCAGCTCCGGGTGGAACGCGGTCGCCAGCACCGCCCCCTGCCGGACCGCGACGATCCTAGCGGTCTCGTCGTCCACCCCGGGCACGCCGCTGACCGTGGCCAGCACTTCGACGCCGTCCCCGGCCTTCTCGACCCACGGTGCCCGGATGAAAACGGCGTGCACGTCGTCGTCGATGCCGGCGAAGTCCAGGTCGGCCTCGAAGGAGTCGACCTGCCTGCCGAAGGCGTTGCGCCGGACGACGACGTCGAGCCCGCCGAGCTGCTGCTGGTCGGGCCGCCCGTCGAGGGTCTGGCGCGCGAGCAGGATCATCCCGGCGCACGAGCCGAAGGCGGGCATGCCTTCGGCGATGCGCGCTTTGAGCGGTTCCAGCAGCTCGAACGTCTCGAGCAGCTTCGACATCGTGGTCGACTCGCCACCGGGCAGCACCAGACCGTCCACTTCGGACAGCTCGGCGGCCCGGCGCACGGGCACGGCCCGCGCCCCCGCTTCGGCCAGCATGGCGACGTGCTCGCGCACGGCACCCTGCATGGCGAGCACACCGACCACCGGTTCCGACGACACCCGACCTCCCGAAAGACCTTCCCACCAGCCTAGACGCTGTAGCCGCGGAGCGACGCGGCAGGTCAGCCCGGCTCCCGGAGCGCCCCAATGTGGCGTTGGTTGCGTCCAGCGCACCCAATGTGGCGTTCGGTGCGTCCAACGCACCGAACGCCACATTGGGGCGCTTGAGGCCGAGCGGTCAGGGCACGCCGGCCAGGCGGAGCAGGGCCGCCGTCGCCGCGGCCGCCACGACCACCAGCACGAACGGCGCCTTCCGCCACGCCAGCACCCCCGCCACCAGCACGCCGGCCGGCCGGGCGAAGCCCGCGAAACCGTGGCCCTCGGTCAGCGCGCTGACCGCGACCAGCGCCGCCAGCAGCACCACCGCCGCCAGCGCCATCAGCCGCTCCGCACGCGGCGACAGTTTCACCCGGCTGCGCAGCACCGGCCCGGCGAAGCGGAACGCGAACGTCCCCAGCGCCAGCACCGCCGTGCCGATCAGCAGGTCCACGCCGTCCATCAGCGGGCCTCCTGCAGCTCGGGCTCCTTGGCCGCGACGCCGACGACGACCCCGGCCAGCGCCAGCAGCACCGGCAGCCCCGCGGGCAGGAACGGCGTCGCGGCCAGCGCGACCACCACCCCTGCCAGCACGGGCAGCCGCGCCGCCCGGTCGCGCAGGGCCGGCAGGACGAGGGCGAGGAGCACCGCCGGGAACGCCGCGTCCAGGCCGAAGACGTCGGTGTCGCTGATCGCCGTGCCCGCGAACGCGCCTGCGACGACACCGGCGTTCCAGCAGGCGAACAGGCCGATCCCGCAGACCCAGTACGCCGCGCGGCGCTGGTGCGCCTCGCGCTGGGAAAGCGCGAACGCGACCGATTCGTCGATCATCAGGTGGCTGCCCACGAGCCGGCCGGCCCACCGCCGGCCCAGGACGTCGCCGATCGCGAACCCGAACGGCAGGTGCCGCGCGTTGGCCAGCAGCCCGGCCAGCACGGCGGCGAACGGGTTGCCGCCCGCCGCCACGATCCCGATGAACATGAACTGCGACGCGCCGGCGAACACCAGCAGCGACATCAGCATTGGCAGCCACAGCGGGAAGCCGGAGCTCACCGCGATGGCACCGTAGGAAACGCCCACGAGACAATCGGCGACGCAGACCAGGCCGATGTCCCGGGTGACGCCCCGATCGAGTGTTCGCCATATCGAACGCATGTGTTCTATAGTGAACACTCGGGCCGGTGTTCGTCAAGATGAACAGACAGACCGATGGAGCGAACGGTATGGCACCACCACCCACGGGCGCACCCCTCGACATCATCGCGGCCTCCCTGCGCCGCGAGCGCACCCGAGCCGGCTTGTCCCTGACCGAGGTCGCGAAGCGCGCCGGCCTGGCCAAGTCGACGCTGTCCCAGCTCGAGTCCGGCACCGGCAACCCCAGCGTCGAGACGCTGTGGGCCCTCGGCGTCGCCCTCGACGTACCGTTCTCCCGCCTGGTGGAGCCGGAGCGGCCGAAGGTGCGCGTGGTCCGCGCGGGCAAGGGCCCGACGGTGTTCGCCGAACACGCCGATTACGCGTGCACGCTGCTGTCGGCGTGCCCGACGGGCGCCCGCCGGGACATCTACGTGGTACGCGGCGAGCCGGGCACGCCCCGGCGGTCCGACCCGCACATGACCGGGGTGGTCGAGCACATCGTGCTCTGCGCGGGCCGGGCGCGCGTGGGCGTGCTGGACGAGCCGGAGGAGCTGCTGCCCGGGGACTACATCTCCTATCCGGGGGATGTGCCGCACATCTTCGAAGCCTTGGAGCCCGGTACTTACGGGGTGGAGATTTCGGAGTACGTGTGAGTCACCAGCCGCACCCGGCAAGTCGATCGGGCACCGATCTGTTCATTTCTTACGCGCGGACCTCGGCACCGCACCGGGAGTGGGTTCGCCTGCTCGCCGCCCATTTGAAGGCGATCGGGTTCGACGTCTTGATCGACGCCGACGACGACTACGGCGACAGCCTGACCGGCTTCATGCGGCGCGTCACCGAGGCCGAGCACGTGCTCCTGATCGTCGACGACAACTACGTGGAGCGGGCTGACAAACTGCCGGATTCCGGCGTCGGCGTGGAGAATCGCTGGATCTCCGAGGTCTACGAAGACCGTCCGCCGACCTGGCTCTCCGTGCTGTTCAAGGGCAACCTCGGGCGCCGGCTCCCCGCTTGGCTCGCCCACCGGGAGCCGAGGGGGTTCCCGTTCGACCGCGATGAATCGAAGATCGATGACTTCCCCGGCTCCGAGCAGATCGAGGACCTCTGGCGCTGGATCGAGGGACTGCCGGCGAACCGCGACAGCCAGACGCCGATCGCCACCTTGCGCGAGCGTGCAGCGCGCCTCGAGAGGCAGGCGCGGAAGGGTGAGCCCTCGCAGTACCGGAGCCCAGCGCTGACGGGACAGACCTGCTTCAAGGTCGCCGACGCGCCCGACAAGGTGTTCCGCTGGGGTCTGAGCGCAGCTGAATTCGCCTTCAAAGTCAGCGAATGCGGAGCCGACTCGATCTATGTGTACAGCGATCCGGTCATGGCCGTGGGCGTGGTCAGATCCACGGAATTTCCGGACTCGGACCTGGAGCAGCACCTCACGCCGGGACGCACGGTCGTCGCCCACATCGGAAAGGTCGTGGTCCTCCTGAACGAGCACGGCCGCCTCGCCGTGGTCGAGATCTTGGACGTGCAACGGGAGCAGACCCGAGGCACTTACGTCGCGCCACACGTCACCTTCCGCTGGCGAGTCGTCGAGACCTCATAGCCGAACAGCGAGCAGCCCCGCAGCCGATCGGCCACGGGGCGGCTCGCCGCTGGTCACCAGCCGCGGTCGGCGAGGCGGTGCGGCTCCGGGAGTTCCTCCACGTTGATGCCCACCATCGCCTCGCCCAGGCCGCGCGAAACCTTCGCCAGCACGTCCGGGTCGTCGTAGAACGTCGTCGCCTTCACGATCGCCTCCGCGCGCTGGGCCGGGTTGCCGGACTTGAAGATGCCCGAGCCGACGAACACGCCCTCCGCGCCCAGCTGCATCATCATCGCCGCGTCGGCCGGGGTGGCGATGCCGCCCGCCGTGAAGAGGACCACCGGGAGCTTGCCCGCCTGGGCCACCTCGCGGACCAGCTCGTAGGGCGCCTGCAGCTCCTTGGCCGCCACGAACAGCTCGTCCTCGGGCAGCGACGTCAGCTTGCGGATCTCGCCGCGGATCTGGCGCATGTGCGTGGTGGCGTTGGAGACGTCGCCGGTGCCGGCCTCGCCCTTGGAGCGGATCATCGCCGCGCCCTCGGTGATGCGGCGCAGGGCCTCGCCGAGGTTGGTCGCGCCGCAGACGAAGGGGACCGTGAAGGCCCACTTGTCGATGTGGTTGGCGTAGTCGGCCGGGGTGAGGACCTCGGACTCGTCGATGTAGTCGACGCCGAGGGACTGCAGGACCTGCGCCTCGACGAAGTGGCCGATGCGGGCCTTCGCCATCACCGGGATCGAGACGGCTTCGATGATGCCGTCGATCAGGTCGGGGTCGCTCATCCGGGCGACGCCGCCCTGGGCGCGGATGTCGGCGGGCACGCGCTCGAGCGCCATCACCGCGACCGCGCCGGCGTCTTCGGCGATCTTGGCCTGGTCGGCGGTGACCACGTCCATGATCACGCCGCCCTTGAGCATCTCGGCCATGCCGCGCTTCACCTTGGCGGTGCCGGTGAAGGACTGGACGGTGCCACTGGGGGTGGTCTGCTGCTCGGACACGACGGGGCCTTTCCAGAAAGAGAACGGGGGGTGACCACTCCGAGCGTAGGTCGGCGGTGGACCCTTCAAGCAGGCCAGTGCGCGGCTATCTCAGCAGTCCACTTCCGGCACGCCGCCGACCAGGACTTCCGCGGCCCGCGTGCGTGCGTAGAGCACGTGACGTCCGGCACGGTGCCCGCTGACCAGGCCCGCGGCCTTCAGGACGCCGAGGTGCTGCGACACCGCCCCGGCGGTCAGCCCGGTCCGGCGGGCCAGTTCCGCGGTGGACGCCGGCGCGGCGAGCTCGGTCAGCAGCATCGCGCGGCCGCGGCCCACGACGCCGGCCAGCGCGGCAGGCGCGGTGGCCGTGCCGGTCTCCCACAGCGTCGCGATCCCGCGCGGCGGGTAGCGCAGCACCGGCTGCCACCGCGGGTCGGTCTTGGAGAACACCCGCGGCCAGACGAACGCCGACGGCACGAGCACCAGACCACGCCCGTCGAGCGGCACGGCGGCGTGCAGGTGCCGGTGCGCCACCGTGAGCGTGCCGCCCTCCCACCGGACCAGCGGCGTGAGGTCGTTGAACAGCTCGGCGGCCCCGCCCTGGGCGAGCAGCCGCGACCGGTGCAGCACGTCGGCCTCGAGCAGCGCCCGGATCCGCGGCCAGTCGGGCGCCAGCACGAGGTCCCAGTACCGCTCCATGAGCGTCGCGAGCCGCTCGAGGCCGGCTTCGGGATCGCGGTGGAAGCGGTTCAGCGCCGTCGACCGCGGCCCGGCCATCGCGTCGAGCTCGCGCCGGACCAGGCGGGCGGGGACGTCACGCAGGTCCGCGAGCTCGTCGGCCAGCTCGGGCAGGGGCGTCGACGGCGTGCCGGCCAGGAACCCGGGCAGGTGCCGCAGCGGGACGAGGTCGCGCAGCAGCCCGATGTCCAGGCCTGCCTCGTCGAGCGCCGCGGTGGCGCGCTTGACCCACGGCAGGTGCAGCGCGTGCGCCCCCGGCTGGTTGAGGACGCGGACGCTCGCGACGATCTCCCACGCCGGGGAGAACGCGAACCGGGTGTGCGCCAAGTCCTCTGTGGAGAATGCCAGGTCGAGCACGCGCTGCCTCTCTGCGAGATTCCGAGCAGCTTAAGTCGCTCCGATGTGGACGGTCGACCGGGGCTCCGAAAGTCCTTGCGGGAAAGCGAAAATTCCTCGCGGGTCATACTTCCGGGCGACCTCGCGCAGCCTCGGCAGGTTCACCCCGTAGTACGCCTCGGCCCAGTCCGGCAGCTCCGGGTCGAGGTAGTTGACGTACCCGGTGGTGCCGAATTCCGGGCCGAGCCCGTCGCGCACCGCGGCGAGCGCGCGCCGCGCCCCGGCCTCGCCGCCGTCGCCCGGGGCCGCGCCGTGCAGGAACTGGAAGCTGGCCAGCGCGGCGCGGTGCGGGAACGCCGTGTCCCGGGCGCCGACGCGGGCGATCGCGCCGCCGGCGGAGTCGATGAGCGTGCCCACGCCCGGATCGCGCACCAGCACCTCGACGACCGCGGCCGGGTCGGGAGCGGGCCGCAGCAGCATCCGCGACGTCCCGACGTACGCCGCCCGCGCCGCGGCCGCCCCGGGCCGGGACTCCGGCTCGTCGAACGACCGCATCGCGCTCAGGTGGTCGAGCACCCGCGTGCCGCGCTCGGCCGGTGGTGTGCCGACGCGGCGGACGAGGTCGTCGAGCAGCTCCTTCAG of Amycolatopsis solani contains these proteins:
- a CDS encoding YebC/PmpR family DNA-binding transcriptional regulator, which encodes MSGHSKWATTKHKKANLDAKRGKLFARLIKNIEVAARTGTGGGDPDGNPTLYDAIQKAKKNSVPQDNIERARKRGAGEEAGGADWQNITYEGYGPNGVAVLIECLTDNKNRAAMEVRTALTRNNGSLADPGSVAYMFTRKGVVIMPKGDASEDDVLMAVLDAGAEEVNDLDDSFEIVSEGGDLVPVRKALQEAGFEYESAELTFLPSVSVPLDADGAKKVFKLIDALEDCDDVQNVYANFDVSDEVLAEVG
- the pdxT gene encoding pyridoxal 5'-phosphate synthase glutaminase subunit PdxT; its protein translation is MSSEPVVGVLAMQGAVREHVAMLAEAGARAVPVRRAAELSEVDGLVLPGGESTTMSKLLETFELLEPLKARIAEGMPAFGSCAGMILLARQTLDGRPDQQQLGGLDVVVRRNAFGRQVDSFEADLDFAGIDDDVHAVFIRAPWVEKAGDGVEVLATVSGVPGVDDETARIVAVRQGAVLATAFHPELTPDVRVHRLFVDLVRKAA
- a CDS encoding AzlD domain-containing protein; this translates as MDGVDLLIGTAVLALGTFAFRFAGPVLRSRVKLSPRAERLMALAAVVLLAALVAVSALTEGHGFAGFARPAGVLVAGVLAWRKAPFVLVVVAAAATAALLRLAGVP
- a CDS encoding AzlC family ABC transporter permease produces the protein MRSIWRTLDRGVTRDIGLVCVADCLVGVSYGAIAVSSGFPLWLPMLMSLLVFAGASQFMFIGIVAAGGNPFAAVLAGLLANARHLPFGFAIGDVLGRRWAGRLVGSHLMIDESVAFALSQREAHQRRAAYWVCGIGLFACWNAGVVAGAFAGTAISDTDVFGLDAAFPAVLLALVLPALRDRAARLPVLAGVVVALAATPFLPAGLPVLLALAGVVVGVAAKEPELQEAR
- a CDS encoding helix-turn-helix domain-containing protein; the protein is MAPPPTGAPLDIIAASLRRERTRAGLSLTEVAKRAGLAKSTLSQLESGTGNPSVETLWALGVALDVPFSRLVEPERPKVRVVRAGKGPTVFAEHADYACTLLSACPTGARRDIYVVRGEPGTPRRSDPHMTGVVEHIVLCAGRARVGVLDEPEELLPGDYISYPGDVPHIFEALEPGTYGVEISEYV
- a CDS encoding toll/interleukin-1 receptor domain-containing protein; amino-acid sequence: MSHQPHPASRSGTDLFISYARTSAPHREWVRLLAAHLKAIGFDVLIDADDDYGDSLTGFMRRVTEAEHVLLIVDDNYVERADKLPDSGVGVENRWISEVYEDRPPTWLSVLFKGNLGRRLPAWLAHREPRGFPFDRDESKIDDFPGSEQIEDLWRWIEGLPANRDSQTPIATLRERAARLERQARKGEPSQYRSPALTGQTCFKVADAPDKVFRWGLSAAEFAFKVSECGADSIYVYSDPVMAVGVVRSTEFPDSDLEQHLTPGRTVVAHIGKVVVLLNEHGRLAVVEILDVQREQTRGTYVAPHVTFRWRVVETS
- the pdxS gene encoding pyridoxal 5'-phosphate synthase lyase subunit PdxS, with protein sequence MSEQQTTPSGTVQSFTGTAKVKRGMAEMLKGGVIMDVVTADQAKIAEDAGAVAVMALERVPADIRAQGGVARMSDPDLIDGIIEAVSIPVMAKARIGHFVEAQVLQSLGVDYIDESEVLTPADYANHIDKWAFTVPFVCGATNLGEALRRITEGAAMIRSKGEAGTGDVSNATTHMRQIRGEIRKLTSLPEDELFVAAKELQAPYELVREVAQAGKLPVVLFTAGGIATPADAAMMMQLGAEGVFVGSGIFKSGNPAQRAEAIVKATTFYDDPDVLAKVSRGLGEAMVGINVEELPEPHRLADRGW
- a CDS encoding ArsR/SmtB family transcription factor yields the protein MLDLAFSTEDLAHTRFAFSPAWEIVASVRVLNQPGAHALHLPWVKRATAALDEAGLDIGLLRDLVPLRHLPGFLAGTPSTPLPELADELADLRDVPARLVRRELDAMAGPRSTALNRFHRDPEAGLERLATLMERYWDLVLAPDWPRIRALLEADVLHRSRLLAQGGAAELFNDLTPLVRWEGGTLTVAHRHLHAAVPLDGRGLVLVPSAFVWPRVFSKTDPRWQPVLRYPPRGIATLWETGTATAPAALAGVVGRGRAMLLTELAAPASTAELARRTGLTAGAVSQHLGVLKAAGLVSGHRAGRHVLYARTRAAEVLVGGVPEVDC